One part of the Anopheles coustani chromosome 2, idAnoCousDA_361_x.2, whole genome shotgun sequence genome encodes these proteins:
- the LOC131266893 gene encoding serine/threonine-protein kinase Tor isoform X4 encodes MSMIKVLQFVNGLKSRNKDVQNKAIQELSLYVKTELRETPDDMFFEDFNHYIFEMLTSSDNNEKKGGILAIDCLINGDVVNTTNKISRYSNNLRNLLPVSDVCVMELAAKVLVKLALLPGSNGASSFEFDIKRAFEWLSEDRAENKRQAAVLVLRELAVAMPTFFYQQVGSFFDHIFVAIKDPKAVIREGAGQALRAVLILTSQREGTKQSNNTQWHMNCYDQAFECLREVPVREKNLNRDDRIHGSLIVFNEILRCTHAAWEKKYMQLDSLNVNQRRSIRPQAQGEGFFPRIRVPFMQKLGGHSSGRHSGTVSYSSRYYDVVTDMKFFRQNNSVQESALYRALVKEKYDTICQTVLDQRSSKSPYVIQTLLAIFPRLAAFNREEFVRLHLRTVVSYLLTLLRSKEKERNAAFIALGYIAVAVEKDIEPYTKSIMELIGSALPPKDTQSKRKAPVDHSVFMCVMLLGHALRSSIKHEIKEIIAPMLSTGLSPGLIICLRELCETVPETQPEITSGLLKILYYVLMNRPLPQFVLPKSHSLVSPAGYMAQVHDTATIVLALQTLGTFNFEGCSLLQFVQRCADHFLNSDQQEIRIEAVHTCTLLLKLALLANGNNGNDVSETLTRTLSSVLEKILVVGMSDDDPAVRLRVMKCLDESFDTQLAQPWFLNAMMNTLYDESFEMRELAIIIVGRLSVINPAYVMPTLRKTMVQLLTEMNHSGISRNKEQSARMLDHLIVSTPRLVASYMSPILNSLVPKLKEPDQNPGVVLNILRAIGDLAEVIGGYHILQKWTDELMQLLLDMLGDAGSTEKRAVALWTFGQLVSATGQVVVPYNKYPNLIDILINFLKTEQQLYVRRETIRVLGLLGALDPYKHKMNRGLIDSQTSNILISVPDTKNENDNTDLSTSQMLINMSTQLDEYYPAVVISTLMKILRDPTLSNHHLSVVQAITFTFTSLGIKGVPYLSQVLPCLLKNIVTAEMSLKEYLFQQLSTLISIVKQHIIGFMDDIFELIKTFWTMGGNGGQTNSTAAASLQPTIINLVEKIAIALGCEFKVYLPQLMPQILRVLLHDTSKDRMVTVKLLGALRNFGNNLDDFLHLIIPAIVKLFEPIDIPLNVAITALQTINYLAEVLDFTDFSSRILHPLVRVLDNYPELRPVALTTLCSIMIQLGRKFLVFVPLVNRVMLKHKIASVEYTKLLTKLQNNSTLALDDEFRIRQARNRNREISLPCDSTIKKFPVSMSDLETMFKANRRVSKDDWLEWLRRLSIILLKESKNPALRSCATLAQNYPQLLKDLFNAAFVSCWSDLSDKLKQDLAHSLTQALTVQDLPEITQTVLNLAEFMEHCESYPLKIDSKILGERAMECRAYAKALHYKEEEFHQTKEHHQSLFESLILINNKLQQKEAAEGLLEYAGRHRSSSEEMKVQVRWYEKLHSWEQARALYAEKLKANPTDLESRLGKMRCLEALGEWSALNDVTTENWDALGVEGQSKAGRLAAAAAWGLQDWEGMHRFVQCIPEDTQDGAFYRAVLAVHNRQYDLAQCLIDSTRDLLDTELTAMAGESYERAYGAMVCVQMLAELEEVIQYKLIPERRETIKSMWWDRLLGGQRLVEDWQRIIQVHSLVLSPKEDIRTWLKFASLCRKNGSLKLSEKTLVMLLEYDPMQKLNQALPIDKPHVTFAYTKHLHMAGYVKEAYDHLNRFVSSFVPHTGFAAASPGAPEELKDENRRLLARCYLKLGLWQSSAEGGMKDSQTINSVLSCYGRATKHDPNWYKAWHNWAYMNFEVVQTKKQQDEFTKNPGSAAERTMIKHYAVPAVRGFFQSINLSQGNSLQDTLRLLTLWFDHAQYEEVYEALVEGMRVIDKNTWLQVIPQLIARIDTPRNLVGQLIHYLLTEIGKTHPQALVYPLTVASKSAPGTRKQAAHKILTNMCEHSSTLVNQVLLISEELIRVAILWHEQWHEGLEEASRLYFGDHNVAGMLAILEPLHAMLQRGPQTLKESSFNQAYGRDLTEAQEWCKHYKNSRNIHDLNQAWDLYYHVFRRISRQLVQLTSLELQYVSPKLLACRNLELAVPGSYTPGQNLICIASIDPNLSIISSKQRPRKLTIRGSNGKNYMFLLKGHEDLRQDERVMQLFGLVNTLLLNDRDTFRRNLTIQRYAVIPLSTNSGLIGWVPNCDTLHKLIREYRDSKKTMLNIEHRIMLRMAPDYDHLTLMQKVEVFEHALEQTKGDDLAKLLWLKSPSSEVWFDRRTNYIRSLAVMSMVGYILGLGDRHPSNLMLDRLSGKILHIDFGDCFEVAMTREKFPEKIPFRLTRMLINAMEVTGIEGTYRRTCESVMHVLRRNKDSLMAVLEAFVYDPLLNWRLVEADRLRRSKNAGDMEGASGSMDDDSILSYNARRDARMNELNGGGDVPDGNTAAQQNPVDVTNKKARAIVDRVKDKLTGKDFGKPEPVAVNRQIDLLIQQATSNENLCQCYIGWCPFW; translated from the exons ATGTCGATGATAAAAGTGTTACAATTCGTGAACGGGCTCAAGTCCCGCAACAAGGATGTGCAGAACAAGGCTATCCAGGAGCTGTCGCTGTACGTGAAAACGGAGCTTCGTGAAACACCCGACGACATGTTCTTCGAGGATTTCAATCATTACATATTCGAAATGCTCACCAGCTCGGATAACAATGAGAAGAAAGGAGGAATTTTAGCTATCG ATTGTCTCATCAATGGTGATGTTGTGAATACGACGAACAAGATTTCTCGTTATTCGAATAATCTGCGCAACCTGCTACCCGTCAGCGATGTATGCGTTATGGAGCTGGCGGCAAAGGTCCTTGTGAAGCTAGCGTTGCTACCCGGTTCCAACGGGGCCAGTTCATTTGAGTTTGATATCAAGCGGGCATTCGAGTGGCTTTCGGAAGATCGAGCGGAAAACAAGCGACAGGCGGCTGTATTGGTACTGCGCGAGTTAGCGGTTGCCATGCCAACCTTTTTCTACCAGCAAGTGGGAAGCTTCTTCGATCACATTTTTGTTGCCATCAAGGACCCGAAGGCGGTCATTCGCGAAGGTGCCGGCCAGGCGTTGCGGGCAGTGTTGATTCTAACCTCCCAGCGGGAGGGTACCAAGCAGAGTAACAACACCCAGTGGCATATGAACTGTTACGATCAGGCCTTTGAGTGTTTGCGCGAGGTTCCGGTGCGCGAGAAAAACCTCAACCGGGACGACCGCATCCACGGGTCTCTTATCGTGTTCAACGAAATCCTGCGCTGTACGCATGCTGCGTGGGAAAAGAAATACATGCAGCTGGATAGCCTAAATGTAAACCAGAGGCGATCGATAAGACCACAGGCGCAAGGTGAAGGATTCTTTCCTCGTATTCGTGTGCCTTTTATGCAAAAACTTGGAGGACATTCATCCGGTAGACACTCGGGTACGGTCAGCTACAGTTCGCGCTACTACGATGTGGTGACCGATATGAAATTCTTCCGGCAAAACAACAGCGTTCAAGAGAGTGCGCTTTATCGTGCGCTCGTAAAGGAAAAGTATGACACCATATGCCAGACGGTACTCGACCAGCGAAGCTCGAAATCACCCTACGTTATTCAAACCTTGCTAGCTATCTTTCCCCGTTTGGCCGCGTTCAATCGAGAGGAATTCGTCCGTTTGCATTTGCGTACCGTTGTTAGCTATCTGCTGACGCTGCTGCGAAGCAAGGAAAAGGAACGCAATGCAGCCTTCATTGCTCTGGGCTACATTGCGGTGGCAGTAGAAAAGGACATTGAGCCCTACACCAAAAGTATCATGGAGCTGATTGGGAGTGCACTACCACCGAAAGACACGCAGAGCAAGAGAAAAGCTCCGGTAGACCATTCCGTGTTTATGTGCGTAATGCTTCTGGGGCATGCGCTTAGGAGCAGCATTAAACATGAGATTAAAGAAATCATAGCCCCAATGCTTTCGACTGGGCTGAGCCCGGGATTAATTATATGCCTGCGTGAACTGTGCGAAACCGTACCGGAAACGCAGCCGGAAATAACGTCTGGGCTCCTCAAGATCCTGTACTATGTATTGATGAATCGTCCGTTGCCGCAATTTGTTTTACCCAAGTCACACTCGCTCGTTTCCCCCGCCGGATACATGG CACAAGTCCACGATACGGCCACCATCGTTCTTGCACTGCAAACACTGGGGACGTTCAATTTCGAAGGCTGCAGTCTGTTGCAGTTCGTGCAGCGCTGCGCAGATCATTTTTTGAACAGTGATCAGCAGGAGATTCGCATCGAAGCAGTCCATACGTGCACGCTTTTATTGAAACTGGCGCTCCTAGCGAATGGAAATAATGGAAACGACGTTTCAGAAACGCTCACACGTACACTCAGTtcggtgttggaaaaaatccTCGTTGTTGGGATGTCGGACGACGATCCGGCCGTGCGTTTGCGGGTGATGAAATGCCTCGACGAAAGTTTTGACACGCAGCTCGCTCAACCGTGGTTCCTCAATGCGATGATGAATACGCTGTATGACGAGTCGTTCGAGATGCGCGAGCTGGCGATCATCATCGTCGGGAGACTGTCGGTGATCAATCCGGCCTACGTTATGCCCACGCTACGGAAAACCATGGTGCAGCTTCTAACGGAGATGAACCACTCGGGCATCAGCCGAAACAAAGAGCAGAGTGCGAGGATGTTGGATCACCTTATCGTTAGCACACCGCGATTGGTAGCTTCGTACATGAGTCCAATACTGAATTCTCTTGTACCGAAGTTAAAAGAACCCGATCAAAACCCGGGTGTGGTTTTGAACATCCTGCGTGCGATAGGCGACCTGGCCGAGGTGATCGGAGGGTATCATATTTTGCAAAAGTGGACCGACGAGTTGATGCAGCTCCTGCTGGACATGCTCGGTGATGCCGGTTCGACCGAGAAGCGGGCGGTAGCGCTGTGGACGTTCGGACAGCTGGTCAGCGCGACGGGTCAAGTGGTGGTGCCGTACAACAAGTACCCGAATCTAATCGACATCCTAATCAACTTCTTGAAAACCGAGCAGCAACTATACGTACGCCGGGAGACGATCCGTGTGCTAGGCTTACTCGGGGCACTCGATCCGTACAAGCACAAAATGAACCGCGGACTTATCGACAGtcaaacgagcaatattctcatCTCCGTGCCGGATACGAAAAACGAGAATGACAACACGGATCTCTCTACCTCGCAAATGTTGATCAACATGAGCACCCAGTTGGACGAGTACTATCCGGCGGTGGTGATCTCGACGCTAATGAAAATCTTACGTGACCCAACACTCTCCAATCATCACCTGAGCGTGGTGCAAGCGATCACATTCACCTTCACCAGTCTGGGAATCAAGGGAGTACCCTACTTATCGCAGGTTTTGCCTTgccttttgaaaaatatcgtCACGGCCGAGATGAGCCTCAAAGAGTACCTTTTCCAGCAGCTTTCGACATTAATTTCCATCGTAAAGCAGCACATAATAGGCTTCATGGATGATATTTTTGAACTCATCAAGACCTTCTGGACGATGGGAGGAAACGGTGGTCAGACAAATTCGACTGCCGCTGCATCACTGCAGCCCACGATCATTAATCTTGTGGAAAAGATCGCGATAGCCCTTGGGTGCGAATTTAAGGTGTACCTTCCTCAGCTAATGCCACAAATCCTCCGCGTGCTGCTTCACGATACCTCCAAGGATCGCATGGTCACAGTCAAGTTGCTCGGGGCGTTGCGGAACTTTGGCAACAACCTGGATGACTTCTTGCATCTGATCATTCCAGCGATAGTGAAACTGTTCGAACCGATCGACATCCCGCTGAATGTGGCCATCACGGCACTACAAACGATCAACTATCTGGCTGAGGTGCTCGACTTCACCGACTTTTCGTCGCGCATCCTGCATCCGTTGGTACGCGTTCTGGACAACTATCCCGAACTGCGCCCGGTCGCTCTTACAACGCTCTGCTCGATCATGATCCAGCTCGGACGCAAATTTCTGGTCTTTGTGCCGCTCGTTAACCGAGTGATGCTCAAGCACAAGATTGCCTCGGTGGAGTACACGAAGCTGCTAACGAAGCTGCAGAATAACAGCACGCTAGCGCTGGACGACGAGTTCCGCATACGGCAGGCGCGCAATAGAAACCGCGAGATTTCCTTGCCGTGCGATAGTACTATCAAAAAGTTCCCCGTTTCCATGTCCGACCTGGAAACGATGTTCAAGGCCAATCGGCGCGTCTCCAAGGACGACTGGTTGGAGTGGTTGCGCCGTTTGAGCATCATCCTGCTGAAGGAATCGAAAAACCCCGCCCTACGTTCGTGTGCTACACTTGCACAAAACTACCCGCAGCTGCTGAAGGACCTGTTCAACGCTGCATTCGTGTCCTGCTGGTCGGACCTCTCGGATAAGCTCAAGCAAGACCTGGCGCACAGCTTGACCCAGGCGCTGACGGTACAGGACCTGCCGGAGATAACGCAGACCGTGCTGAATCTGGCCGAATTTATGGAGCACTGTGAAAGCTACCCGCTCAAGATCGACTCGAAGATTCTGGGCGAGCGGGCGATGGAGTGTCGGGCGTATGCGAAAGCGCTGCACTACAAGGAAGAAGAGTTCCACCAGACGAAGGAGCACCACCAATCGCTGTTCGAGTCGCTGATCCTGATCAACAACAAGCTGCAGCAGAAGGAGGCCGCCGAGGGACTGCTGGAGTACGCCGGACGACACCGGTCGAGCTCGGAGGAGATGAAGGTGCAGGTCCGGTGGTACGAGAAGTTGCATAGCTGGGAGCAGGCGCGAGCACTGTATGCGGAAAAGTTGAAGGCGAATCCTACCGACCTGGAGTCTCGGCTGGGCAAAATGCGTTGCCTCGAGGCACTGGGCGAGTGGTCCGCCCTGAACGACGTCACGACAGAAAACTGGGACGCGCTGGGGGTGGAAGGGCAGAGTAAGGCAGGTCGGCTGGCCGCGGCGGCCGCATGGGGTCTTCAGGATTGGGAAGGAATGCATCGTTTCGTGCAGTGCATCCCCGAGGACACCCAGGATGGGGCGTTCTATCGTGCGGTGCTGGCCGTGCACAATCGACAGTACGACTTGGCACAGTGTTTGATCGATTCGACGCGCGACCTCCTCGACACGGAGCTCACGGCAATGGCAGGCGAGTCGTACGAACGAGCCTACGGTGCGATGGTGTGCGTGCAGATGCTGGCCGAGCTGGAGGAGGTGATCCAGTACAAGCTCATCCCGGAGCGGCGGGAAACGATTAAATCGATGTGGTGGGACCGGCTGCTCGGAGGCCAACGGCTCGTTGAAGATTGGCAGCGCATCATTCAGGTACACTCGCTGGTCCTCTCGCCCAAGGAGGACATCCGCACGTGGCTAAAGTTTGCTTCACTGTGTCGCAAAAACGGCTCGCTAAAGTTGTCCGAGAAGACACTCGTCATGCTGCTCGAATACGATCCGATGCAGAAGCTCAACCAAGCGCTGCCCATTGACAAACCGCACGTCACGTTCGCGTACACCAAGCACCTGCACATGGCAGGGTACGTGAAGGAAGCGTACGATCATCTCAACCGGTTCGTATCATCATTCGTGCCACACACGGGATTCGCGGCCGCTAGCCCAGGTGCTCCGGAGGAGCTGAAGGacgaaaatcgaagactgttGGCGCGCTGCTACCTCAAGCTGGGTCTCTGGCAGAGTAGCGCCGAGGGTGGAATGAAGGATTCGCAGACGATTAACAGCGTGCTGTCGTGCTATGGACGTGCGACCAAGCACGACCCGAACTGGTACAAGGCGTGGCACAACTGGGCGTACATGAACTTCGAAGTGGTGCAGACGAAAAAACAACAGGACGAGTTCACCAAAAACCCGGGCAGTGCGGCAGAGCGGACCATGATCAAACACTACGCCGTCCCGGCAGTGCGCGGCTTCTTCCAGTCGATCAACCTGTCGCAGGGCAACTCGCTGCAGGACACGCTCCGGCTGTTGACGCTTTGGTTTGACCATGCGCAGTACGAGGAAGTGTACGAAGCGCTCGTCGAGGGAATGCGGGTGATCGATAAGAATACCTGGTTGCAGGTGATCCCGCAGCTGATTGCCCGCATCGACACACCACGCAACCTTGTCGGTCAACTAATCCACTACCTGCTAACCGAGATTGGCAAAACGCACCCGCAGGCTCTGGTTTACCCGCTGACCGTGGCTTCCAAGTCGGCTCCCGGAACCCGTAAACAAGCGGCTCACAAAATCCTCACCAACATGTGCGAGCATTCATCGACGCTCGTCAACCAGGTGCTGCTTATCAGCGAAGAGCTCATCCGTGTTGCCATCCTATGGCACGAACAGTGGCACGAAGGGCTAGAGGAAGCATCTCGCCTGTACTTTGGTGACCACAATGTGGCGGGAATGTTGGCGATCCTCGAACCCCTGCACGCAATGCTCCAGCGGGGACCGCAGACTCTGAAGGAATCGTCGTTCAATCAGGCGTACGGGCGCGATCTAACGGAGGCGCAggaatggtgcaaacattacaAG aattcTCGAAACATCCATGATTTGAATCAAGCGTGGGATCTGTACTACCACGTCTTCCGGCGCATCTCCCGTCAACTGGTGCAACTGACCTCGCTCGAGCTGCAGTACGTCAGTCCGAAGCTGTTAGCGTGTCGCAACTTGGAGCTGGCCGTACCGGGCAGCTACACGCCGGGTCAGAATCTGATTTGTATTGCGAGCATCGATCCGAACCTCTCGATCATAAGCTCTAAGCAGCGTCCCCGCAAGCTTACCATTCGCGGTTCGAACGGTAAGAACTACATGTTCCTGCTGAAGGGTCACGAGGACTTACGCCAGGACGAACGCGTCATGCAGCTGTTCGGTTTGGTCAATACACTGCTGCTGAACGATCGAGATACGTTTCGTCGTAATCTCACCATCCAGCGGTACGCCGTCATTCCGCTCAGCACCAACTCGGGCCTGATCGGTTGGGTGCCGAACTGCGACACACTGCACAAGTTGATTCGAGAGTATCGTGATTCGAAGAAGACGATGCTCAACATCGAACACCGGATAATGCTGCGAATGGCACCGGACTACGATCATCTCACGCTAATGCAGAAAGTGGAAGTGTTTGAGCATGCGCTCGAGCAGACGAAGGGCGACGATCTGGCAAAGCTGCTGTGGCTCAAGAGCCCCTCGTCGGAGGTGTGGTTCGATCGGCGCACCAACTACATTCGCTCGCTAGCGGTGATGTCGATGGTTGGCTACATTCTCGGCCTTGGCGATCGCCACCCATCGAATCTGATGTTGGATCGGCTGAGTGGAAAAATTCTGCACATTGACTTTGGCGATTGTTTCGAG GTTGCGATGACGCGAGAAAAGTTCCCGGAGAAAATTCCCTTCCGTCTAACGCGCATGCTGATCAACGCGATGGAAGTGACGGGCATTGAGGGAACGTACCGGCGCACGTGCGAAAGCGTCATGCACGTGCTGAGACGTAACAAGGACAGTCTAATGGCGGTACTGGAAGCGTTCGTGTACGACCCGCTGCTGAACTGGCGACTGGTCGAGGCGGATCGCCTGCGCCGGTCGAAGAATGCAGGGGACATGGAAGGCGCATCGGGAAGCATGGATGACGACTCGATACTGAGCTATAATGCCCGACGCGACGCCCGGATGAATGAGCTGAA TGGCGGAGGAGACGTGCCGGATGGAAATACGGCAGCGCAGCAAAATCCGGTAGATGTGACGAACAAGAAAGCACGCGCGATCGTTGACCGGGTGAAGGATAAGTTGACTGGTAAAGACTTCGGCAAACCCGAACCAGTGGCCGTCAATCGGCAGATTGATCTGCTCATTCAGCAAGCTACAAGTAACGAAAACCTCTGCCAGTGCTACATTGGCTGGTGTCCTTTCTGGTAA